Within the Flavobacterium sp. 9R genome, the region TCCTAACCTTTGGTTTTTATTTGTATTACATCAATTATACACAACCATTAAATTATATAGCAGACAGAGACACAGCGCCTGACCACAAAGCGGCTGATACTGTAAGCTCATTGCTATTTGCAGTTATTGTTGCTACGATTGTTCATACTTATTTCATTCAACCATTTACCATTCCGACTTCATCTTTGGAAAAATCATTATTGGTAGGAGACTTTTTGTTTGTAAGCAAAATGAACTATGGAGCAAGAGTTCCGATGACTACCGTTGCAATGCCAATGGTTCACGACACCATTCCATTAACTAAGAAAAAATCGTATTTAAATTGGCCACAATTGCCATATATGCGATTCCCTTCTATCGAAGACATCAAACGAAATGATATCGTAGTATTCAACTGGCCAGTAGACACAGTATATAAATTTAGAGACAAATCTGGTTTGCGTGTTGACAAACCTATCGATAAAAAATCAAACTACGTAAAACGTTGTGTAGGTTTACCTGGCGATAATTTATCTATAAAAGATGGTTTAATTTACATTGATGGAAAAGAACTTATCTTACCAGAAAGAGCCAAACCTCAATATTCATACAAATTGGCTTTGGATGGTAAAACGCCAATTGATTTTGAAACTTTATTCAAAGAACTAGACATTACAGACCCTGCAGGCTTTTTAGATGACCAAAAAAGAGATACTTTATTTATTAGTGCCCTAACGGCTGCTGGAGCTGAACGCTTTAAACAAGTACCAGGTATTACTTCGGTGACTAGAATAATTTCAAAAGGAGGAGAGAAAAGTGTCTTTCCTCATACCAAAAACTGGAATCAAGATAACTACGGACCAATTTATATTCCGCAAAAAGGAAAAACGGTGGCTTTGAATTTAGAAACGCTTCCTTTTTACAAAAATATCATAACCGATTATGAAAATAAAAAATTAGAAGTAAACGGAACCGAAATCAGAATTGATGGTAAAGTAGCTACTAATTACACTTTTGATCAAAATTATTATTGGATGATGGGAGACAATCGCCATAACTCTGAAGACAGTCGTTATTGGGGATTTGTTCCAGAAAACCA harbors:
- the lepB gene encoding signal peptidase I, with amino-acid sequence MTLYSWFVFFLVIQIVHFLGTWKMYESTGRKRWEAAIPIYNAIVLMKIIGRPTWWTILLFIPVINLIMFPVVWVETLRSFGRRSTVDTILVILTFGFYLYYINYTQPLNYIADRDTAPDHKAADTVSSLLFAVIVATIVHTYFIQPFTIPTSSLEKSLLVGDFLFVSKMNYGARVPMTTVAMPMVHDTIPLTKKKSYLNWPQLPYMRFPSIEDIKRNDIVVFNWPVDTVYKFRDKSGLRVDKPIDKKSNYVKRCVGLPGDNLSIKDGLIYIDGKELILPERAKPQYSYKLALDGKTPIDFETLFKELDITDPAGFLDDQKRDTLFISALTAAGAERFKQVPGITSVTRIISKGGEKSVFPHTKNWNQDNYGPIYIPQKGKTVALNLETLPFYKNIITDYENKKLEVNGTEIRIDGKVATNYTFDQNYYWMMGDNRHNSEDSRYWGFVPENHIVGKPIFIWLSWDTNGKGINKIRWDRVFTTVSGEGQPQSYFKYFLFALVAFFIGEYFWKKRKAKTEI